CAAAAACTTTTCTGCCATTTTGAGTTTTCCGGTTCCTGAGCCCTTAGCCTCACTTAATGTATCGGCGGTAAGCATTGCAACTATTGTGGCTTGCTTGGTTATTATGGCGGTACTGATGTGGTTTACCAGCTATACCAAACTTGGCAAGGCGATGCGTGCTTGCTCTGAGGATAAAGAAGCGGCGCAGCTCATGGGCATACATGTTAACCGCACCATCTCTATGACTTTTGCTATTGGTTCGGCACTTGCGGCAATTGCAGGTGTGTTGATGTGCAGCTATGCTCCGGTTCTGCAGCCCACAACAGGTGCTATGCCGGGCATCAAAGCTTTTACCGCTGCAGTATTTGGCGGCATTGGCTCAATTCCTGGTGCGTTTGTTGGTGGTATTTTGCTGGGCATTATTGAGGCGATGGCACAAGCCTATATTTCTTCAAGCCTAGCTAACTCTATTGTGTTTGGCGTGCTCATTGTTATTTTGCTGGTAAAGCCTGCGGGTTTGTTGGGCAAGTATGTGCCCGAGAAGGTGTAGGTGAATACCATGAAATTTGCTATGAAAAAAGATATTCGCCAAGACCTGATTACGTATGGCATGGTAGTTTTGGCAAGTATTGTTGTGCTTGGCTTACAGATGCAAGGTGTCATTCCACGTTCGCTCCAAGGACAGCTTGTGCCGGTGACCTGCTATATTGTTATGGCACTCTCGCTTAACTTAGTGGTTGGTGTGGCAGGTGATTTGTCGCTTGGGCACGCAGGTTTTATGAGTGTGGGCGCATTTACGGGTGTGGTATGTGCTATGGGTTTGAGCGAGCTTATACCTGACCCTATTATCCGTTTGGTTTTGTCTATGCTTGTTGGCGCGCTATTTGCAGCGATTTCAGGCATTCTTATAGGTATTCCGGTATTGCGTCTGCGCGGCGATTATCTAGCAATTGTCACCTTGGCTTTTGGTGAGATTATTAAAGAGATTGTCAACTCTTTGCTGGTAGGTGTTGATGCCAAGGGTTTGCATGTTCTCTTTAATTTGCGTGGTGATAAAACCCTTGAAGACTTGCATCTTATGGAAGGCGGCATAGCCATCATTAAGGGAGCTCAGGGCGCTTCAGGCACCACAAAGATTGCAAGCTTTGTGATAGGTATAGCGCTTGTGCTCATTACGCTCGCCATTTGTCTTAACTTGGTGCGAAGCCGTGCGGGTCGCGCAATTATGGCAGTGCGTGATAATCGTATTGCCGCTGAGAGTGTGGGCTTGTCACCGGCAAAGTATCGCCTCATTGCCTTTGCCGTATCAGCAGCACTAGCAGGAGCTGCAGGCGCTCTGTACGCAGCAAACTTCTCACAGCTGTCTCCGGCAAAGTTTGACTTTAATACCTCAATTTTAGTCTTGGTATTTGTAGTATTGGGCGGTCTGGGCAATATGCGTGGTTCCATTATTGCGGCGGCCTTGCTAACCATTTTGCCTGAGGCGCTGCGCGGTTTTTCAGACTACCGCATGCTTGTCTATGCGATCGTGCTCATTCTTGTCATGCTCTTTACCAGCTCTCCGCAGCTTAAACAGCTCATGCGAAGATTGTTGCCTCAACGTAAGGAAGAGGTGTCTGATGCCCAATAAATTTGATTTCAAAAAGGCCATTATGGTGCCGGTGCCAAGCCGCGCCATTGTGCCTGAGCGCGATATTGAGCATACGCCTGCACTTGAGTGTATTCACTTAGGCATTGAATTTGGCGGCTTAAAAGCGGTTGATGACTTTAACCTTACGATTGGTCGTACCGAGATTGCGGGCTTAATTGGTCCAAATGGTGCTGGTAAAACCACGGTTTTTAATCTGCTTACTAAGGTATATCAGCCAAGCTCGGGTACGGTGCTGGTTGGTGGGCAAGACACAAGCGGTAAAAGCGTATCGCAGGTTAATCGTTTGGGTGTGGCGCGTACCTTTCAGAATATTCGTTTGTTTAATACGATGAGCGTACTTGATAACGTTAAGGTTGGCCTGCATAATCAGGTTCCTTATTCGGCTGCAGAAGGTATTGTGCGCGCACCTCGTTTTTGGTCGCGCGAGCGTGAGTTTGAACATCGTGCACATGAGCTTCTCGATATTTTTGACATGGGCAAGTTGGCTCAGGAAAAGGCTGGGTCTTTGCCCTACGGTGCTCAGCGCCGTCTTGAGATTGTTCGTGCACTGGCAACTAACCCACGTTTGTTGCTGCTCGATGAGCCTGCTGCTGGTATGAATCCTTCCGAGACACAAGAGCTCATGGAGAACATCGTCAAAATTCGCGATACCTTCAATATCGCCATTATGCTTATCGAGCATGATATGAACCTTGTTATGAATATCTGTGAGGGTATTTGTGTGTTGAACTTTGGCAAGGTTATTGCGAAGGGTACTGCTGCAGAAATTCAGCGTAACGAAGCTGTTATCGAAGCATATCTGGGAAAGCAGACGGGGGAGTAGGCCATGGCAGCACAATCAGCAATGCTTTCGGTATACAACATTAATGTGTGGTATGGCGCGATTCACGCCATCAAAAATGTGTCATTTGACGTGCAAGAGGGTGAGATTGTTGCCTTAATTGGTGCCAATGGTGCGGGCAAATCTACCACGCTCAAGACCGTCTCAGGGCTGCTGCGCAGCCAAAGCGGGTCCATCAACTTTTTGGGCGAGAACATCATGCATACGCCAGCAGAAAAGTTGGTGAGCCGTGGTTTGGCACAGGTGCCGGAGGGTCGTCGTATTTTTCTTGAGATGACCGTTGAGGAAAACCTTGAAATGGGAGCGTATACACAGCCCAAGACAAGCGTTGAACCGGGTCTTGCACGTGTATATGATGCATTTCCACGCCTCAAGGAACGTCGCCGTCAGATTGCAGGAACTCTCTCGGGCGGCGAGCAACAGATGTTAGCGATGGGGCGTGCACTAATGAGCAACCCAAAGCTTCTTATGCTGGATGAGCCTTCGATGGGTCTTGCCCCTATTTTGATTGCTCAGATTTTTGAAATTATCGAAGAGCTTAACCGAGCAGGAGTAACTATTTTGCTTGTTGAGCAAAATGCTCAGATGGCTCTCTCGATTGCATCGCGCGGCTATGTTCTTGAAACTGGCAATGTAATATTGACGGGCACGGGTCAAGAATTGCTAGTAAATGATGATGTGCGCAAAGCATATCTTGGTGGCTAGGAATTATAAGCTGGATTAGGTGCACGGATACATACTCTGAGTGGGGTACTGCTGTGGGGCTGGCGGCATGTGCGCAGGGTTTATGGTAGGCGGTGATGGCGCTGGCGTTGAGTTTGAAATTGTTGCCACGTGAGGCTGTGTCGTTGCGTCTAGGCACTCCAGCTTGATTTTATGTTGCATGGGAGCGCGGCTAAAAAGCCGTGCTCTTTTTGCTAGAGGCCGCATGAAGCGTATGCTTTCCTCCATAGTCTAGCGGCGGTATGAATCGTGCTATGCTTTATCTCGATTGTTTGCTAGCTCATCAGAAGGATTTATGCTCTACATTCTTAAACATTTTGGACACCATCACATAAAGCAGCTCGTTTTGGGCCCTGTATTCAAGGTTATTGAAGTTATCTTTGACCTGTTCACACCTCTTATTATTGCTCGCATGATCGATCAGGGTATTCGTCTTAATAATATCGAGATTATCTTTCAGCTTGGTTTGCTGCTTGCTTTTATGGCGCTCGTAGGCATGCTTGCCACGACAGTTTGCCAGCGTATGGCAGCCGCTACCTCACAAGGCATGGGAACTATCCTGCGCAGTGCACTCTACCAGCACATCAATCGTCTTTCTGCCCTTGAGCTTAACCAGTTTGGCACGCCGACGCTTATTACTCGTCTCACCAACGACATTAACCAAATTCAGCTTGCTGTTGCTCTGGGTATTCGCCAACTCATCCGCTGGCCTTTTCTAGCAGTAGGTTCGGTTATCGCCGCGCTTTCCATCAATCGTTCGCTTGGACTGATTGTTTTAATAGCAACCCCGCTGATTGTTCTTGTTTTTTGGCTGGTGATGAGAGCGAGCATCCCGCTTTTTCAGCGCATGCAGCAACAGCTCGATTGTATGGGTCTTATGACACGTGAATCACTTGCAGGGGTTCGTGCTATCCGTGCGTTTGTGTGCGAAGATTATGAACGCGCACGTTTTCAGGTGGCAGCAAAAGCTCAAGCTAAACTTGCGACCACTGCCGGCATACTCAGCTCGGTGCTTAACCCCGCGAGCTTTTTGATTATGAATCTTGCGATTTGCGCTATCTTGTGGCAAGGCAGTATCAAAATTAATCTTGGTGAGCTTACGCAAGGCGAGGTTATAGCCTTCGTAAATTATATGATGCAGACGTTAATTTCGGTTGTCTATGTGGCTAACCTTGTGATTGTTTTTACCCGTGCTCATGCGAGCGCTACGCGCGTGCGCGAGGTGCTTGACTGCGCGCCTTCAATTACGAGTCCCGCACATGGCATTACAGAGGCGACGCTTGTTAAGAGCGATGCAGCTCAATCTGTTCAAGCAGTACCAGTGGTTGCTTGTAGCTTTAATCGAGTGAGTTTTAGTTTTAGCTCCGCTGCCCAATCTGCTGTGTCAGATATTTCTTTTAGCTTGCAGTCTGGTTATAGCCTAGGCATTATTGGCGGCACTGGCTCAGGAAAATCTACCCTCGTTTCGCTTTTGTTGCGCTTATATGATGCAAACAAGGGCGAGGTCTTAGTTGCCGGTCATCGGGTTAAGACGTGGGATGTAGCTGCTTTGCGCCACTATATTAGCTATGTCCCGCAGCGTGCAGTGCTTATGTCAGGCAGTATTCGCACTAACCTCTGTTGGCGCAAATCTGATGCAAGTGATGAGGAGCTGTGGCAGGCGCTTAATAGGGCGCAAGCAGCAGATTTTGTACATCAGCTTCCGGAGGGCCTTGATGCGCCGGTTGAAGCAGGGGGCAATAACTTCTCCGGCGGTCAGCGTCAGCGTCTCACCATTGCCCGCGCCTTGGTAGATGCTCCGCAGATACTAATACTTGACGACGCGTCTTCTGCCTTAGACGCAAAGACTGATGCTGCGCTTCGGGAAGCTATTCGAGAGCTTGGCATTACAACCATATGGGTATCGCAGCGGGTGTCCGCCGTGCGACATGCAAATACTATCTGCGTCATGCGTCGCGGGCGTGCTGTGGGCATTGGTACCCACGAGCAGCTTGTTACAAGTTGTGCGGTTTACCAAGAGATTTGTACGTCGCAAGGTATTCAAGTTCCCAATGTCTCTTTGTGCGACGCGGCACTTGAGGGGGATATGTAATGAAATCTTCTCAAGCAGCTACACCAATTCTTACACACAAGACACAGGTGCAGCACGTGCCCCCATCAAGTGCGACAAGCCATCATCGCAGTGCATTTCAGGTTTTGTGCGATTTACTACCCTGGATTGCACCGCATGCCAGCTGGGGTGTTGCAGCACTTATATCAGCTATGGCCTCAGTTTTTCTGCAGCTTTTGGTTCCCATTTTAGTAGGCCGTGCAATTGACTGTATGCTGGGTCAAAATCAGGTCAATAGCTCACGTCTCATAACGCTGTTACTCGAGCTTGCCCTCTGTGTTGTATGCGCGGCATTAACCCAGTGGATTCAGGGTGTTTGCACCACCAAGCTCACGTATAAAACAAGCGCCAGTCTTCGGGTTGCAACATCGAACAAGCTGAGTAGTTTTCCTTTATCGTATCTTGATAGCCACTCCCATGGAGACCTTATTTCGCACGTCATCAATGATGTTGATTTGGTAACTGACGGAATGCTGCAGGGGAGTACGCAGTTGCTGGTAGGTGTAGCTACCATTGTTGGCACGCTTGTCTGGATGCTGACAGTATCGCCTCCAATGGCACTTGTTGTAGTTGTTCTTACACCGCTTTCTATGCTGGCAGCAAGTTTGATTGCGCGCTTGTCTGAGCGTAGTTTTAGCGAGCAGCAGGCACAACTTGGTCGAATCAGCGCGCATATCGAGGAGTATGTGGGCGAACAGGTACTCGTAAATGCTTTGGCATATACCAACCAGGCAGAGCAGACCTTTGACCGTCTTAACCAAGAACTCAAAACGGTTGGAGAGCGTGCTCAATTTATTAGCTCTCTTTCTAATCCAGGCACGCGTTTTGTCAACAACATTATCTATATGGTTGTCGCTGTGGTGGGCTGTATGTGCGTTATAACGGGTATGCCGGCTTCACTAACGGTAGGTGGTGTGCAAATATTTTTGGCATATGCCAATCAGTATACAAAGCCTTTTAACGAGGTGAGCAGTGTAATTACACAGGTACAGACTGCGTTTGCAAGTGCTCGTCGCCTGCTTGAGCTGTTTGATGAGCCAGAGCTTACGCCCGATGCCCCGTGGGCGCAACACCTTGAAGAAGTCTCTGGGGCAGTTGATTTTGAGCAGGTTAACTTTTCATATAGTCCTCAGCATCAGGTGATTTATGACCTTTCGATTCATGCGACCCCAGGCTTGCGTGTCGCCTTGGTGGGACCTACAGGCTGCGGTAAAACCACGCTTATCAATCTGCTTTTACGGTTTTACGAGCTTGATAGCGGGAGTATTCAGCTCGATGGGCATGATATTCGCGTGCTAACACGGACAAGCCTGCGCCGTCACTTTGGTATGGTGTTACAAGAAAGCTGGCTTTTTGCAGGTAGTGTTTATGACAATATTGCATATGGCAAGCCAGGTGCTACGCGTGATGATGTTATTGCTGCTGCGCGCGCAGTTCATGCTGACGGCTTTATCGAGGCGCTGCCGCAAGGCTACGATACACTGTTGCCTGAGGGCGGTGGTAGCCTCTCGCAGGGCGAGCGACAACTGTTGTGTATTGCGCGTGTCATGCTTACCAATCCAGCGGTTCTGTTGTTGGATGAGGCGACAAGCTCTATTGATACACGAACAGAGCTGCAGGTACAAGCTGCATTTGATACTTTGATGCAAGGACGCACTAGTTTTGTGGTGGCTCATCGGCTGTCAACGATTCGCTCAGCAGACTTAATTTTGGTGATGAAAGAGGGACGGATAATCGAGCAGGGCACACATGAAGAGTTGCTTGTGGCAGATGGTTTTTATGCCGAGTTGGTGCGGGCACATCACGACGCTGTTGAATAATTTGCTCTGTTGTTTGTGTTTATGAGCGCAATATTGGTTTTGGAAAGAAGCAACGCATCTGCATCGTTTGTCGTTCTTCGACCAGATGGAGTGAGGTTGAACTGTGGGAATACTATCTTGCAATAGGGGGGGGTACATGTTCTATATACGTCCAGACAGCTGTAGGTATTTAGGAGAAGAATGGCGTCGCCCTAAGAATTGTTTTATTTTCAGTGAATATAGGGTACAATGGCATCGACGGCAGCCCACGTTGTGAGTAGCTGGGCAGCGCCGTTATGTTGGTTAACCGCCGCGCTAACGGCGGTTTTTCTTTACCTTACAACGGGACTGACCCCGCGCTTTG
This region of Collinsella sp. zg1085 genomic DNA includes:
- a CDS encoding branched-chain amino acid ABC transporter permease, encoding MTVFLQYLANGLSMGSVYALIALGYTMVYGIAKMLNFAHGDVIMVGAYISFSATSYLGLPAPVAVLLSVLVCTTLGIVIEGLAYKPLRQAGSLAVLITAIGVSYLLQNAAQLVWGATPKNFSAILSFPVPEPLASLNVSAVSIATIVACLVIMAVLMWFTSYTKLGKAMRACSEDKEAAQLMGIHVNRTISMTFAIGSALAAIAGVLMCSYAPVLQPTTGAMPGIKAFTAAVFGGIGSIPGAFVGGILLGIIEAMAQAYISSSLANSIVFGVLIVILLVKPAGLLGKYVPEKV
- a CDS encoding branched-chain amino acid ABC transporter permease, with protein sequence MKFAMKKDIRQDLITYGMVVLASIVVLGLQMQGVIPRSLQGQLVPVTCYIVMALSLNLVVGVAGDLSLGHAGFMSVGAFTGVVCAMGLSELIPDPIIRLVLSMLVGALFAAISGILIGIPVLRLRGDYLAIVTLAFGEIIKEIVNSLLVGVDAKGLHVLFNLRGDKTLEDLHLMEGGIAIIKGAQGASGTTKIASFVIGIALVLITLAICLNLVRSRAGRAIMAVRDNRIAAESVGLSPAKYRLIAFAVSAALAGAAGALYAANFSQLSPAKFDFNTSILVLVFVVLGGLGNMRGSIIAAALLTILPEALRGFSDYRMLVYAIVLILVMLFTSSPQLKQLMRRLLPQRKEEVSDAQ
- a CDS encoding ABC transporter ATP-binding protein; this translates as MPNKFDFKKAIMVPVPSRAIVPERDIEHTPALECIHLGIEFGGLKAVDDFNLTIGRTEIAGLIGPNGAGKTTVFNLLTKVYQPSSGTVLVGGQDTSGKSVSQVNRLGVARTFQNIRLFNTMSVLDNVKVGLHNQVPYSAAEGIVRAPRFWSREREFEHRAHELLDIFDMGKLAQEKAGSLPYGAQRRLEIVRALATNPRLLLLDEPAAGMNPSETQELMENIVKIRDTFNIAIMLIEHDMNLVMNICEGICVLNFGKVIAKGTAAEIQRNEAVIEAYLGKQTGE
- a CDS encoding ABC transporter ATP-binding protein: MLSVYNINVWYGAIHAIKNVSFDVQEGEIVALIGANGAGKSTTLKTVSGLLRSQSGSINFLGENIMHTPAEKLVSRGLAQVPEGRRIFLEMTVEENLEMGAYTQPKTSVEPGLARVYDAFPRLKERRRQIAGTLSGGEQQMLAMGRALMSNPKLLMLDEPSMGLAPILIAQIFEIIEELNRAGVTILLVEQNAQMALSIASRGYVLETGNVILTGTGQELLVNDDVRKAYLGG
- a CDS encoding ABC transporter ATP-binding protein → MLYILKHFGHHHIKQLVLGPVFKVIEVIFDLFTPLIIARMIDQGIRLNNIEIIFQLGLLLAFMALVGMLATTVCQRMAAATSQGMGTILRSALYQHINRLSALELNQFGTPTLITRLTNDINQIQLAVALGIRQLIRWPFLAVGSVIAALSINRSLGLIVLIATPLIVLVFWLVMRASIPLFQRMQQQLDCMGLMTRESLAGVRAIRAFVCEDYERARFQVAAKAQAKLATTAGILSSVLNPASFLIMNLAICAILWQGSIKINLGELTQGEVIAFVNYMMQTLISVVYVANLVIVFTRAHASATRVREVLDCAPSITSPAHGITEATLVKSDAAQSVQAVPVVACSFNRVSFSFSSAAQSAVSDISFSLQSGYSLGIIGGTGSGKSTLVSLLLRLYDANKGEVLVAGHRVKTWDVAALRHYISYVPQRAVLMSGSIRTNLCWRKSDASDEELWQALNRAQAADFVHQLPEGLDAPVEAGGNNFSGGQRQRLTIARALVDAPQILILDDASSALDAKTDAALREAIRELGITTIWVSQRVSAVRHANTICVMRRGRAVGIGTHEQLVTSCAVYQEICTSQGIQVPNVSLCDAALEGDM
- a CDS encoding ABC transporter ATP-binding protein; this encodes MKSSQAATPILTHKTQVQHVPPSSATSHHRSAFQVLCDLLPWIAPHASWGVAALISAMASVFLQLLVPILVGRAIDCMLGQNQVNSSRLITLLLELALCVVCAALTQWIQGVCTTKLTYKTSASLRVATSNKLSSFPLSYLDSHSHGDLISHVINDVDLVTDGMLQGSTQLLVGVATIVGTLVWMLTVSPPMALVVVVLTPLSMLAASLIARLSERSFSEQQAQLGRISAHIEEYVGEQVLVNALAYTNQAEQTFDRLNQELKTVGERAQFISSLSNPGTRFVNNIIYMVVAVVGCMCVITGMPASLTVGGVQIFLAYANQYTKPFNEVSSVITQVQTAFASARRLLELFDEPELTPDAPWAQHLEEVSGAVDFEQVNFSYSPQHQVIYDLSIHATPGLRVALVGPTGCGKTTLINLLLRFYELDSGSIQLDGHDIRVLTRTSLRRHFGMVLQESWLFAGSVYDNIAYGKPGATRDDVIAAARAVHADGFIEALPQGYDTLLPEGGGSLSQGERQLLCIARVMLTNPAVLLLDEATSSIDTRTELQVQAAFDTLMQGRTSFVVAHRLSTIRSADLILVMKEGRIIEQGTHEELLVADGFYAELVRAHHDAVE